A part of Tigriopus californicus strain San Diego chromosome 10, Tcal_SD_v2.1, whole genome shotgun sequence genomic DNA contains:
- the LOC131887659 gene encoding pachytene checkpoint protein 2 homolog: MNLPQPRDPPVSPLAAKAHQSAPPSKAVVAPRGGVWHVEVCLKPTSSLSVTSGVQMSRAFLAQMADTLDSLRPLPAPGHSCRLQADFPEGSDIQRHVAFMDIVQDTVGPQGVNGLDPVGVCPVWATLNWATDPRIRVHVFKLDVHGSQTEDIDEEGTVHAALSWILPSSDIDGQWESLVFDSNIKSALLDYVQMAMLLSERGVDPNRVSWNRVVFLHGPPGTGKTSLCQALAHKLAIRLNDQYQYGQLFEVNSHSLFSKWFSESGNLVQRMFETIRSIADDPTVLVCVMIDEVESLAATRKAGGNEPTDALRVVNALLTQIDQIKRLPNVLILTTSNVSGAIDLAFVDRADFKKYIGPPSTRALYQILLSSVEELMRVRILQSHPLLSLNALENTNLSLPSDSNCLSYALFKAAQKANGLSGRILKKLPLLALIKMTPTSDGASLSEFIECLTQVVDEEISDRNALRSGNGPPGTLNNPDKTTY, translated from the exons aTGAATCTGCCTCAGCCCCGGGACCCGCCCGTTAGTCCATTGGCCGCCAAAGCCCACCAGTCCGCACCGCCTTCCAAGGCCGTAGTGGCGCCTAGAGGAGGGGTGTGGCACGTGGAGGTGTGTCTCAAGCCCACCTCGAGTCTGTCGGTGACCTCGGGTGTCCAAATGAGCCGGGCTTTCTTGGCACAAATGGCTGACACGCTGGATTCCCTCCGCCCCCTGCCCGCCCCCGGACACAGCTGCCGCCTCCAGGCGGATTTTCCTGAAGGTTCAGACATTCAGCGCCATGTGGCTTTCATGGACATCGTCCAGGACACGGTGGGACCCCAGGGCGTCAATGGTCTTGACCCAGTGGGAGTTTGTCCCGTTTGGGCGACTCTAAATTGGGCGACTGACCCGCGTATTCGGGTCcacgttttcaagttggatgTTCATG GATCCCAGACCGAAGATATTGATGAAGAAGGTACAGTGCACGCCGCATTGAGCTGGATTTTGCCGTCCAGTGACATCGATGGCCAGTGGGAGTCACTCGTGTTTGACTCAAATATCAAATCGGCTCTCCTGGATTATGTTCAAATGGCAATGTTGCTGTCCGAGCGCGGCGTGGATCCCAATCGGGTGTCGTGGAATCGGGTCGTATTCCTCCACGGCCCCCCTGGCACGGGTAAAACATCGTTGTGTCAAGCCTTGGCTCACAAATTGGCCATCCGTTTGAATGACCAATATCAGTACGGGCAACTCTTTGAGGTCAACAGTCACAGCTTGTTTTCCAAATGGTTCAGTGAGAGTGGCAATCTCGTGCAGCGAATGTTCGAGACTATACGCTCGATCGCCGACGACCCCACTGTCCTGGTTTGCGTCATGATCGACGAGGTTGAGAGCTTGGCTGCCACACGTAAAGCTGGGGGCAACGAACCCACCGATGCCCTTCGGGTAGTCAATGCTTTGTTGACCCAAATTGACCAAATTAAGCGCTTGCCCAATGTGCTCATATTGACCACGTCCAACGTGTCGGGTGCCATTGACTTGGCCTTTGTTGATCGGGCCGATTTTAAGAAATACATTGGCCCGCCCTCCACCCGGGCCTTGTATCAAATCCTACTGTCCAGTGTAGAGGAACTAATGCGAGTGCGAATCCTCCAGTCGCACCCGTTGTTGTCTCTGAACGCGTTAGAAAACACAAACTTGTCTTTGCCCAGTGATAGCAACTGTCTGTCGTATGCGTTGTTTAAAGCGGCCCAAAAGGCTAATGGTCTGAGTGGTCGGATCTTGAAAAAGCTGCCTCTCTTGGCTTTGATCAAGATGACGCCTACCTCGGATGGCGCTTCGTTGAGCGAGTTCATCGAGTGCCTGACTCAAGTTGTAGACGAAGAAATCTCGGACCGAAACGCTCTTCGCTCGGGGAATGGACCTCCTGGAACCTTGAACAACCCCGATAAAACCACTTATTAG
- the LOC131887658 gene encoding GPI transamidase component PIG-S-like gives MSRAAPSSAPSASPAPTASSPGTDRKSPLASIGARLSFAVFMAVVGVPIWWKTTQIFRVPLPYERIHTLSETLKVPVAIHLVSMDVRKDHQLGLLLQKAFTEGPPSDVFEFQLQSRAPTQEESKAAQAASSLSALEARMQELHRGWPVGSILVFDVGRDDLVPVETPVILGHSRIVFINRAVAIPDLALALRQTWLGETHTADLIAAIQAPRHDRDRASVLRRVTAARGYDILFSLLLPQPDVTPLTWDVERGLQQYLDPFLHNLRNYSAFSVHSQVLHLTSLNLRPETKGGVHFVTARDCGLAINPVESQLASHVSSNPRLNFLLYVPPMEQSPLVIKKNDHSEEPLESNAFIIPRWGGVAIHNPAPGDTSEIHLGKYMSIFLSQLRLLLGLQSDSQAPNGIVVLPHPSLRSWEYDYLMRSRILENLVLTRLTLQSLSHLLTQISNIVINEDVGERVFKAVNAFEKAQSQLDSGHLEEAFQSSKEAFDASEEAFFDPTLLGLLYFPEDQKYAIYIPLFLPVGIPVLMSLKSVYTFFRDPKVIKVD, from the exons ATGAGTCGCGCGGCTCCCTCGTCCGCGCCCAGTGCGTCCCCCGCGCCCACTGCGTCATCGCCTGGGACGGACCGAAAAAGCCCGTTGGCCTCCATTGGCGCTCGACTCAGTTTTGCCGTCTTCATGGCCGTGGTGGGGGTGCCCATATGGTGGAAGACCACGCAGATCTTTCGCGTGCCCTTGCCGTATGAGCGGATCCACACGCTGTCTGAGACGCTCAAGGTGCCCGTGGCCATCCATCTCGTGTCCATGGATGTGCGGAAGGATCATCAATTGGGCTTGTTGTTGCAAAAAGCGTTCACAG AAGGGCCACCTTCGGATGTATTCGAGTTCCAGCTCCAAAGCCGCGCCCCTACGCAGGAGGAAAGCAAAGCCGCCCAAGCGGCCTCGTCTTTAAGCGCCTTGGAGGCCCGCATGCAAGAGTTGCACCGGGGTTGGCCCGTCGGCTCAATCCTGGTGTTTGACGTGGGTCGCGATGACCTGGTTCCGGTCGAGACCCCCGTGATTCTAGGCCATTCCCGTATTGTGTTTATCAACCGTGCCGTAGCAATTCCTGACTTGGCCCTGGCTCTTCGTCAGACCTGGCTAGGGGAAACGCACACTGCCGACCTGATTGCTGCCATCCAAGCTCCCCGCCACGATCGGGATCGCGCCTCCGTGCTACGCCGTGTCACGGCCGCCCGCGGCTATGACATTTTGTTCTCTTTGCTCCTGCCTCAACCGGACGTCACGCCACTGACGTGGGATGTGGAGCGCGGCCTCCAACAGTATCTGGATCCCTTTCTACACAACTTGCGGAACTACTCTGCTTTCTCAGTGCACAGCCAAGTCTTGCACCTTACCTCGCTCAACCTGCGACCCGAAACCAAAGGCGGCGTTCATTTCGTGACGGCCCGTGATTGCGGGTTGGCTATCAATCCCGTAGAATCGCAACTGGCCTCTCACGTTTCGTCTAATCCTCGACTCAATTTCCTCTTGTACGTACCCCCGATGGAACAATCGCCTTTAGTCATTAAAAAGAACGATCATTCCGAAGAACCGTTGGAAAGCAACGCATTCATCATTCCTCGATGGGGAGGCGTGGCCATACATAACCCTGCCCCCGGAGACACGTCTGAAATTCATTTAGGCAAATACATGAGTATTTTTCTTAGCCAACTCCGTCTCCTTTTGGGACTCCAGAGTGATTCCCAAGCGCCCAATGGCATTGTTGTTCTACCTCATCCGAGTTTGCGTTCATGGGAGTACGACTACCTCATGAGATCCCGCATTCTTGAAAATCTAGTCTTGACTCGACTCACGTTGCAATCCCTCTCGCATCTTTTGACTCAAATATCGAATATCGTCATCAATGAGGACGTGGGCGAGCGGGTCTTCAAAGCTGTGAACGCTTTCGAAAAAGCTCAGTCACAGCTCGACTCTGGTCACTTGGAGGAAGCTTTCCAATCATCTAAAGAGGCCTTCGATGCGTCTGAAGAGGCTTTCTTTGATCCCACTCTCCTGGGATTGCTTTATTTTCCCGAAGATCAAAAGTATGCCATTTACATTCCGTTGTTTTTGCCGGTGGGCATTCCTGTCCTAATGTCTCTGAAATCGGTGTACACTTTCTTCAGAGATCCCAAAGTGATTAAAGTGGATTAG
- the LOC131888337 gene encoding lipopolysaccharide-induced tumor necrosis factor-alpha factor homolog — translation MAQGCPPPPSYNESVKGCPNPPSRRNSYGAPSGGPTWLYHFPQQSQFNSPYSSLQYEEISPSRALSQLPASSSKLNLGEDPVHMTCPYCHQVIVSVTSPEIGCFAYALSASLCLIGCWPCAFLPCCISDLLDVTHTCPKCKRFLDTFKRGGL, via the exons ATGGCCCAGGGATGtcccccacccccttcctaCAACGAATCAGTCAAAGGGTGTCCCAATCCACCCTCTCGACGGAACAGTTATGGCGCACCCTCGG GTGGTCCCACTTGGCTCTACCATTTCCCCCAGCAGAGCCAATTCAACTCGCCGTATTCCAGTCTTCAATACGAAGAGATAA GTCCATCCCGAGCCCTATCTCAGCTGCCTGCCAGTAGTAGCAAACTGAACTTGGGTGAGGATCCTGTACACATGACCTGTCCATACTGTCACCAAGTGATTGTGTCAGTAACGAGTCCAGAAATTGGATGCTTTGCTTACGCGCTCTCCGCCAGTTTGTGCCTTATTGG ATGTTGGCCTTGTGCCTTTTTGCCTTGTTGCATCTCCGACCTCTTGGACGTCACCCACACCTGTCCCAAATGCAAAAGATTTCTCGACACCTTCAAGCGAGGGGGTCTTTAA
- the LOC131888742 gene encoding uncharacterized protein LOC131888742, whose amino-acid sequence MNFKHVIILAVCICLVEQIGAAKKRRLVKRLKKQPLEVVAIDSNDERQIENYSRSDPGIQEDEGAESGNDRPRDARFIFQSVFGGTTNKPAPLYSYQYTPYNQELWGVESSPQQVPQQVQQEQQTQQVQQVSPYNYALTNQEFNNNPSYAQVGFPYQYEGSETPYYRASPIPGFDDSNVLQDKTFDSIQQAVTNAFNGPNGQNELDDNAKLARAVLPATVAAFLALTGPNNQRQRRDVEDNFILEDDNGDFPLPNTLPDYGQRLKDAIVMLAMIETHPDCMKKIACIFGRETKRSDQRILITDIVTKLMPKRLDGFTQEFIHASRNDDRSCESYDCSTCFSV is encoded by the exons ATGAACTTCAAACATGTGATTATCCTCGCTGTGTGTATCTGTTTAGTTGAACAAATTGGGGCAGCGAAGAAGCGAAGACTGGTCAAACGTTTGAAGAAACAGCCTTTGGAGGTGGTTGCCATTGATTCCAATGACGAGAGACAAATCGAGAATTATTCTCGCTCAGATCCTGGGATTCAAGAAGACGAGGGAGCCGAAAGTGGCAACGATCGTCCAAGGGATGCACGCTTCATTTTCCAGTCAGTTTTTGGAGGAACAACCAATAAACCCGCACCCCTTTACTCGTACCAATACACGCCCTATAATCAAGAGCTTTGGGGTGTCGAATCTTCTCCACAGCAAGTCCCACAACAAGTCCAACAAGAGCAACAGACTCAACAAGTTCAACAAGTCTCGCCATATAACTACGCTCTCACCAATCAAGAATTTAATAATAACCCTTCGTACGCTCAAGTTGGTTTCCCTTATCAGTATGAAGGTTCCGAGACTCCCTATTATCGGGCCTCCCCAATTCCTGGCTTTGATGACAGCAATGTTTTGCAAGATAAAACCTTTGACAGCATTCAACAAGCTGTTACCAATGCATTTAATGGCCCCAATGGCCAGAACGAGTTGGACGATAATGCTAAATTGGCCAGGGCGGTCTTGCCCGCGACTGTGGCCGCTTTCTTGGCTCTCACC GGCCCCAACAATCAAAGGCAGCGTCGGGATGTCGAGGACAACTTCATTCTAGAGGATGACAATGGAGATTTTCCTCTGCCAAACACCCTACCCGACTATGGTCAGCGCTTGAAGGATGCTATTGTCATGTTGGCCATGATAGAGACCCACCCCGATTGTATGAAAAAGATTGCTTGCATCTTTGGGCGAGAAACGAAGCGATCGGACCAAAGAATCCTCATTACAGATATCGTGACCAAATTGATGCCAAAGAGATTGGACGGTTTTACCCAAGAATTCATTCACGCCAGTCGAAATGACGATCGATCATGCGAGTCTTACGATTGCTCGACTTGCTTCTCTGTTTAA
- the LOC131888741 gene encoding axoneme-associated protein mst101(2)-like: protein MRPSLRVLLVIGCIGLSQAKPSPQDSYGSPQANSVDTYGSPKGPACRTDVSANPLPGAECNANAPNCQDQCSTTYEQKCETKYDNQCQTINEQKCETGYESKCETVYQSECKTEYDDQCNTVYDQKCETTYQTTYDNQCETKYDNQCETVYEDKCETRYEDKCNTVYDTQCETKYEEQCHQVTEQECHTEQDQKCDTSYEQKCETTYETTYEQQCHNEYDQQCETKYDTIYDQKCETVYETFYDQQCSTVYDTVNEQKCETKYDTVYEEQCSTVYDTVNEQKCETKYDTTYDQKCETKYVTEYEEKCQTNYVEECNTAYEDKCETQYETTYQEQCHTEYDTKCQTVYDTHMDQKCETKYESKCETKYETQYDQQCRTEYRTEYDTVYEEKCDTKYDQKCESKYETEYETQYEQSCQQVPEKECSTTYEQVCQLQYETEYEEVCEEAQDEYGAPQAPAVGNTDSYGSPQGQAIDSYGSPQANEVDGYGAPKGPVCKQVPKQVEKQNCNNVPREVCKDVYRNECNQIAKQVPKQVPKEVCSQVAREECNKVPRQVPRQVPEQKCEQVSKQVPKQECKQVEKQECFDVPRQVPREDCKQVPRQACENIPQQHENEVCTQVPRQNCVKVPKQSCQNVPKQVAKQECNQIPRQVPKQECHNVPKQVPRQECKQVPRQVESQNCYNVPRQVPREECQNVPRQEASEKCGQVPRQVSRQECRQVPREECTNVPKQVESQECKQIPRENCYNVPRQVCNPTYRQECEKVPKESCQQVPRQECNQVERQECKKIPRESCKQVPRQSCQQVPKQEAKQECKQVPRQECQKVPRQACTQVPSQQCDQVPKQNCYNVPREQCEQVTRQECKQVPRQQCTQQCTNTYTCQICEQTDSYGSPQSSPVQPSYSSPAQPSYSGK, encoded by the exons GTATTGCTCGTCATTGGGTGTATAGGTCTTAGCCAGGCCAAGCCAAGCCCTCAAGACTCGTACGGCTCACCTCAAGCCAATTCGGTGGATACCTACGGTTCGCCCAAGGGACCGGCCTGTCGAACTGATGTTTCAGCCAACCCATTGCCTGGAGCCGAGTGCAATGCCAATGCTCCCAATTGTCAGGATCAATGCTCCACCACGTATGAACAGAAGTGTGAGACCAAATATGACAATCAATGCCAGACCATCAACGAGCAAAAGTGCGAAACTGGTTACGAGAGCAAATGCGAAACGGTCTATCAATCGGAGTGCAA AACCGAATATGATGACCAATGCAATACTGTCTATGATCAG AAATGCGAGACCACTTACCAGACTACTTACGACAACCAATGTGAGACCAAGTACGACAACCAATGCGAGACCGTCTACGAGGACAAGTGTGAGACTCGTTATGAGGACAAGTGCAACACCGTCTACGACACTCAATGCGAGACCAAGTACGAGGAGCAATGCCATCAAGTCACCGAGCAGGAGTGCCACACGGAACAGGATCAAAAGTGCGACACTTCCTATGAGCAGAAATGCGAGACCACTTATGAGACCACCTATGAGCAACAATGCCACAACGAATATGACCAG CAATGCGAGACCAAGTACGACACCATCTACgatcaaaaatgtgaaactgTTTACGAAACCTTCTACGACCAG CAATGCTCAACTGTTTATGATACTGTGAATGAGCAGAAATGCGAGACCAAATACGACACGGTTTACGAAGAGCAATGTTCCACCGTCTACGACACTGTCAACGAACAGAAGTGCGAGACCAAGTACGACACCACCTACGATCAGAAGTGCGAGACCAAATACGTCACCGAATACGAGGAGAAGTGTCAAACTAATTAC GTCGAAGAGTGTAACACTGCCTACGAGGATAAATGCGAGACTCAATACGAGACCACCTACCAGGAACAATGTCACACCGAGTACGATACCAAATGTCAAACTGTCTACGACACCCac ATGgatcaaaaatgtgaaaccaAGTACGAATCTAAGTGTGAAACAAAGTATGAGACTCAATACGACCAACAATGCCGCACGGAATACCGAACGGAGTACGACACCGTCTATGAG GAGAAATGCGACACCAAATACGACCAGAAATGCGAGTCCAAGTACGAGACCGAATACGAGACGCAGTACGAGCAATCGTGTCAACAAGTTCCAGAGAAGGAGTGTTCCACAACTTACGAACAAGTTTGTCAACTCCAATACGAAACCGAATACGAGGAAGTGTGTGAAGAGGCCCAAGACGAGTATGGTGCTCCCCAAGCCCCCGCTGTCGGAAACACCGATTCTTACGGAAGTCCCCAAGGCCAAGCCATTGACAGCTATGGTTCCCCTCAAGCCAATGAGGTGGACGGCTATGGAGCCCCCAAAGGCCCTGTGTGTAAGCAAGTGCCTAAGCAAGTGGAGAAGCAGAACTGCAACAATGTCCCTCGAGAGGTCTGCAAGGATGTCTACCGCAATGAGTGCAACCAAATCGCCAAGCAAGTGCCTAAGCAAGTGCCCAAGGAGGTTTGCAGCCAAGTAGCCCGCGAAGAGTGCAACAAGGTGCCTCGCCAGGTGCCTCGTCAAGTTCCCGAACAGAAATGCGAACAGGTTTCCAAGCAGGTCCCCAAACAGGAATGCAAGCAAGTGGAGAAACAAGAGTGCTTTGACGTCCCCCGACAGGTCCCCCGAGAAGATTGCAAGCAAGTGCCCCGACAGGCTTGCGAGAACATTCCCCAACAACACGAGAATGAGGTGTGCACCCAAGTTCCACGTCAAAACTGCGTCAAGGTTCCTAAGCAGAGCTGCCAGAACGTTCCCAAGCAGGTGGCCAAACAGGAATGTAATCAGATCCCACGCCAAGTCCCCAAGCAAGAGTGCCACAACGTTCCCAAACAAGTGCCTCGTCAAGAGTGCAAACAAGTTCCCCGACAAGTGGAGAGTCAGAATTGCTACAACGTGCCCAGACAAGTGCCCCGAGAGGAGTGCCAAAATGTGCCCCGCCAAGAAGCCAGCGAAAAATGCGGTCAAGTGCCTCGTCAGGTGAGCCGCCAGGAATGCAGACAAGTGCCTCGAGAAGAATGCACCAATGTGCCCAAGCAAGTGGAAAGCCAAGAGTGCAAGCAAATCCCCCGCGAGAACTGCTACAACGTGCCAAGACAGGTGTGCAATCCCACCTACCGCCAAGAATGCGAGAAGGTGCCCAAGGAGAGTTGCCAACAAGTGCCTCGTCAAGAGTGTAACCAAGTGGAGCGAcaagaatgcaaaaagatcCCGCGAGAGAGCTGCAAACAGGTGCCCCGTCAATCTTGCCAACAGGTTCCTAAGCAAGAGGCTAAACAGGAGTGCAAACAAGTGCCTCGCCAAGAGTGCCAGAAGGTTCCCCGCCAAGCGTGCACCCAAGTGCCCAGTCAGCAGTGTGACCAAGTGCCCAAACAGAACTGCTACAATGTCCCACGAGAGCAATGCGAGCAAGTCACTCGCCAAGAGTGCAAGCAAGTGCCCCGTCAACAATGCACTCAACAGTGCACCAACACCTACACTTGTCAAATCTGTGAACAGACTGATTCCTATGGCTCGCCTCAATCTAGTCCCGTCCAGCCGTCCTACAGTTCCCCGGCACAACCCTCCTACTCGGGCAAATAG